The Pongo abelii isolate AG06213 chromosome 7, NHGRI_mPonAbe1-v2.0_pri, whole genome shotgun sequence genome contains the following window.
CACAAACCAGCTGTCACTgtgaaaataaagccaaatagcTTAACATTTCTAAAGACTAGGTGGGGCCAGGCGTGATGagtcacgcctggaatcccagcacttagggaggccaaggcgggaggatcacttgaggtcaggagatcaagaccagcctggccaacatgttgaaaacctctctctactaaaaatacaaaaaaaaaccaggtattgtggcgggctcctgtaatcctgtaatctactcgggaggctgtggtgggagaatcgcttgaacccaggaagcggaggttgcatgaactgagatcgtgcacttcagcctaggcagtggagtgagactgtctaaaacaaaGTCTAGCTGGAGAGTCCTGCCAGGAAAAGGCCCTCAGCCTCCAACTGCTCTGCTCACTCGAAGCTGGAAGATGCGGCTCTAGAGACGCATCAGGACCAAGCCACGACTCCCCACTTGGAGAAATCAACGGGGAAAGAGACGGAGGCAACGGAGAACCATCTCACTGGGAGAGGCGACGCTTTTTGACACACCGTCCCTGTACCTCCCAAAGCCACTGCCCTCCCACACCTGGGCAACAGTGGCCCCAaccccaggcccagccctccTGCAGGAAGGAAGAGGACTGAATGAAGGGCGTGGCAGGCTGAAAGGACGTGGCCTCCTCAAACCCCTTGGTAAAGGGCCTCTGGGGCCACCTGGCAGGGAGGGGCTGGCACACCAGGAAGTAGCCTCCTCCCGGGAGTTCAGCCAGAGCCCAGGTCCTGTCCCCAAGTGGCCTCCAGAGCCACGTTTTCAAAAAAAGTACATCCCACCCACCCCTGTTCCCCCTGCTTAAGTCCCCGcctcctccctgagcctcctGCTAGCCTCTCACCTAGAAGCAGGGGGTAGTCCTCAGCCTCCAGCCAGGGGGTGCAGACCTGGATGTGCTGGAAATGCTTCTGGTGGGTGAGGCGGCTGTAATACTCCCTCAGAGGCCCTTTGCCTTCACAGAGAAGAGCAGACATTGCCATGGACCCGTCTCTGTCTCTGCCACGTGGCCCCAGGCCCAAGACACTGCCCCCTAGAAGGGATCCCTTTCCCAGAATCTCCACCCCTCGGCAGCTCCAGTCAGGACCCACCCGGGCCCTTCCAGAAGCAACCCAGGAGCCCCGAGACCTACAGGGGTGTGTGCACCCTGACCCCTGACGCACAGCCCTGCACCTGCAGCCAGCTGGTCTTGGGCTGCAAACACGGCGGGGTAAGGAGTGGCCTGGCACCCGACCGCCCACTGGGTGGACCCAGCCTTTGGTCTGTGTTGTGCACAGGGAACACGGGGAATCCCCCTGTCCTGGTACAGCCCCCAGAGCACATGGTGCGGGTTCCAAACCACTCCTGGGAGCCTAGAGGCcaaaggagggaggagagcaggACCAGCAGCTGGCCCAGACCCCACCTCTTCCCACACCGcttcctcttttctccctcctcactGAGTCACCTTGAAAGGGCTCAGCAGCAGTAACTGTGGGACAGGGGCTCTTCCGTTTGAAAAATTGAAAGAGGCGCTCGGTTAAGGCACCAATGacatagctgggcacagtggttcatgcctataattcgagcatattgggaggccaaggcggatggatcacctgaggtcaggagttcatgaccagcctagccaacatggtgaaaccctgtttcttctaaaaatacaaaaattagctgcgtgtggtgggcacctgtagtcccagctacttgggaggctgaggcacgagaattgcttgaatgtgagaggtggaggttgcagtgagctgagatcgcaccactgcaccccagcctgggcgacagagactttgtctcaaaaaaaaaaagaaaagacaccaatgacgtaacaacaacaaaaaaaagatgcttgGAAACTACAGAAAAAGTAGAAAGCTtgctatctacagattcaaatctGGGCTCCCTGCCCTGCTGTGAAACCGTCTGAGCCTCAGGTTCCCCCCACATCAAGCAGTATAAGACCCTATGGCAGAGAGCTGCAGTGAGGATTAAGGAGACAAGATCGTGGGAAGCACAGGGTAAAGGCTGCGTGCCCCTCCCCCTCCGCCATCCCCTAACCAAACAGACACCTAGGGTCCCAGGCGGTACCTGTAATCACACAGACGAGAGAAGGAAGGTTGTGTCCGTCAAGAGTCAGTTGTTCAAactctgtgtttaaaaaaaagaaacaattctacATGGAATTtctgatagaattttttttttttttttctgacagactctcactctgtcacccaggctggaatgcaatggcacgatctcatctcattgcaaactctgcctcctgggttcaagtcattcttgtgcatcagcctcccaagtagctgggattacaggcacccaccaccatacctagctaatttttgtatttttggtaaagacacgtgtcgccatgttggccaggttggtctggaacccctgacctcaggtgatctgcctgcctcagcctctcagagttttacgattacaggtgtgagccaccatgcccattcagaaaaatttttttaaataaacaatagcCAGAGTCACCTGGTCAGGTGGAGAAAGAGCACTGCTCTGGTGGGCAGGCCACCAGCCTCTGTGAGATACTCTCCTGGAGGGGGCATTTCAGCCTGAGGTCCTGGTCACTCAATGACCCAACTGAGGATTCAAGGCGGCCCACCTCCACCACCCCCGGTGTCCTGGGACAGGAACATCCTGCAGGCCAGACAAGAAGCTCACAGCTCAGTGGCCCCCGACAAACCCAGAGCTCCTCACCACAGTCACACACCTACTTTCTAAAGCTGCCAGCAGGATGGAGAAGTCTTCATCCTCTATGAAAAGAGAATTGAATGTCAGGGGCCTGTTTCTGTACACCACTCTTCCAGCTCACACGCCCTACCCTTCTCATTGAGATTGTGGCGGGGTGGGGTCATGCAGGACTGGCAGGGGTGAGGAGAACACAGGTTGGCCAGGTGCCCGTCACACCAACCCCAAGTGCCCCAGGGGTCGTGCAGACCTGTCCAGCTCGTGCTGCTGACCAGCAGGGCTGGCCGCTCGTGGAGACGTCTCAACAGCCCGCTCCTAGCATCCCGCTCCATGAAGGCCGACCGCTCTGTGGCTGGATCCTCAGGTTCTGAGctgaaagagcagaaaaaaacCCTGTGAGAGGCCACAGAGCAGGCCCAGGACCCAGGAGGGGCATCTCCTGCCATGGCGAGGCCTGCAGGCTCCCAACGGTTGGGGTGCCCAGCCACATCAGCAGCACCAGGCCATCCCTGACATCCGAGGCCTGGGCTTGCTTTCTCTAATATTGTTGCTGGGTGCTAAGGTTACAATAGCAAACAAGACTGACTCATTCCTTTTCTCTACGGGACTTACTGTCTTATCATCCCCTGGACTGAAGATGAGGGTGCAGGGACGCCCTCCTATACACCCCAGCTTACCCAGAGGCACACCTCAAAGTGTGTGGACCTGAACAAAGTTCCCCTCCTTAGCCCCATGAGACACCCCAGGGGACACACAGGTCCACAGATCCTGCCACAGGCCTGGGAACCCATTGGCAGGAGAGTAAGACAGTGCAGAGGTCCACAAACCTTTCCTTAAGTGCCAGAGAGTAAATACttcaggctttgtgggccacagGTTCTCTGTTACAAAAGGCAATTTTGCTATTGTAGATCAAAGGCGGCTGCAGACAACTCAGAAGTCAAAGAGTGTGTTGTGTCCCGATGAAACTTGATTTACAAAAGCAGGAGACTGGCCTGTAGCCTTAGTTTGCCAACCCTTGGATGAGTGGGTTCCCAGGTCTGCAGTGAGAAGGGGAGAGGCCAGGGCAATGGCGAGCAGGAGAGAAGGCAGCTGAGGATGGGAGGCCTACCGGGCCCTGAACGGAGAGTGCGTGCCGCCCAGCTTCATGAAGAGTCGGTGATGCAGGTCCAGAGGTGCCTCTTTAAAGAAAGATGCCGGCTTGTCGTAGACAGTCACAGCCCTGCAATGAAATCATGGCAGGGCTATTGCATTAGTCCAGCGTGGAGGCTACTTTCTGCTCAAACCACTCATTTGGGTCCCCCGCCCAGTGTCACCCATCCTCAGCAAAAcaacctttatttccttcttcctggTTTCCAGAAAGTTCCCCTAAAGCCCTGAGGAATCACCGAATGAAAGGGACTTTTTACAAACAGGAAACTTAAGTGGAGTGCCAATACACAACATGGATTGCACCAGGCTGGGTCTAAGATAAAACCATACTGTGGACAACAGAACAGATAAGACCCACATGGCTCTGCACTGCCTGGGTCTGTTATTGTGTGGAGGAATGTCTTAGTCTCTTGCTCCTGTGGGTGTAGCTAAAGCACGAAAAAGGAgtcttcatcctttttttttttttcttttttttgagacggagtattgctctgtcacccaggctggagtgcagtggcgcgatctcggctcactggaagctctgcctcctaggttcacaccattctcctgcctcagcctcccgagtagctgggagtacaggggcCCACCACAACGCcggggtaatttttgtatttttagtagagacagggtttcaccatgttagccaggatagtcttgatctcctgacctcttgatccatccgcctcgacctcccaaattgctgggattataagagtgagccaccacgcccagccgtccTCATCCTTAGAAAGCAGTTAGACAGACACCTGAGAACCAATCTCAAACTGCAGCCTTCCAAAGAACCTTCTGGAAACTTCTGGAATGCAACTCATTACTGCCAGAGGGTCTTTGATGAGAGTCTACTCTCCACCACTTGTCTT
Protein-coding sequences here:
- the LOC129047631 gene encoding chitobiosyldiphosphodolichol beta-mannosyltransferase-like, which gives rise to MWVLSVLLSTVWAVTVYDKPASFFKEAPLDLHHRLFMKLGGTHSPFRARSEPEDPATERSAFMERDARSGLLRRLHERPALLVSSTSWTGLHDPWGTWEDEDFSILLAALERCSCPRTPGVVEVGRLESSVGSLSDQDLRLKCPLQEKFEQLTLDGHNLPSLVCVITGKGPLREYYSRLTHQKHFQHIQVCTPWLEAEDYPLLLGSADLGVCLHMSSSGLDLSMKLVDMFGCCLPVCAVNFKCLHELVKHGENGLVFEDPEELAAQLQLNQFRKNLRESQQLRWDESWVQTVLPLVMDT